One Serratia liquefaciens genomic window, CAGTGCGGGCGCGGCGCAGATGGCGGCGACGATATTGCCCTGCAGATGCATCTGGCGCACTTTCTCCACCAGCAGCGGGCTGTCGCGGAAACACTCGGCACCTTTCAGGCCGCCGGGCAGCACTATCGCGTCGAAGGGGTCATCGACAATCGACACCAGCGCCGCATCTGCCAGCAGCTTGACGCCGCGTGAGCAGACAATGGTCAGGTTGCCGTCGCCGGCCACGCTGGCGGTGGTGACTTTGATGCCTGCCCGCACCAACAGATCTATCGTGGTGACGGCTTCGATTTCTTCGCTACCAGGTGCCAGGCAGACCAGCGCCGATACGCTCATATTCATTTTCCTTTCGCTTAATCAATTCAAACAGTCGTGCGTTCTCCGGCAGAGTCACGCCGTGGCTGCGTGCGCGACGCAGCAGATAGCCGGTAATGTAGTCGATCTCGGTGTGCCGCTGGGTGCGGATATCCTGCAGCATCGAAGAGACGTTGTCCGCAGTGCTCTGGATCACCTCCATCACATACTGCTGCAAGCCTTCACAGGAGGTCGAATAACCCTCCATCGCCATCACGCCGGCGACTTCACGGCAGATGGCCTCAATCTGCTCAGGATAGCGCTGCAAATCGCCATTGCGGCAGTTATACAGCGCCGTTAGTGGATTAATCACGCAGTTTACTGCCAGCTTGCGCCAGTTCGCCGAAGTAATGTTGTTATGCCAGGCGACGTCAGGCAGCGCCTGATGCAGCACTTCCGCCAGATGGCTGAGCGAAGTCGCCGCCGGGGATGTCGGGCCGATATGGGTGGTACCGCCGGCCACATGGATAATGGTGCTGCCGTCATGGCGTGCGGCATGGGTGGTGGTGCCCTGCAATATCGGCTGATTGTTCGGCGGCAGCTCGTCCTGCGTGCCCATGCCGTTATGCAACAGCAGGATGGCGCAACGCGGGTTCAGCTTAGGCAACAGGGCACTGACCGCCCCGGAAACCTGCCAGGCTTTCAGCGTGACCAGCAACAGTTCACTCTGGACCAAATGTTCAGGATCGTTGGTGGGCAAATTACGGTTGAACGAGAGGCCTTCAGGCTCAATGACGTTCACTGCGCAAAAGGGTTGCGGTACTCGTAACCATCCCTGCACGTCGTGGCCCTGCTGATAAAGCCGGGAGAGCCACAGCTGTCCGAGCGCGCCGCAGCCAAGAACAGTTATTTTCATCCAGACTCCTTGGGGTAACGGGAAAAACGCTCAGTATCTATCCTATAATTATAGACTTTTCTGCTGCGCGGCGGGGCCGGCAAATTTTGTCTGAGGCGCTAAAGCGGTTATCATGCTCGGCATCGAAATCGCCTATCGCATTAGGCTCTAATTCAGGAGGAAGAAGTATGCCATCTTTCGACATTGTTTCCGAAATTGATATGCAAGAAGTACGTAACGCCGTTGAGAACGCCACGCGCGATCTTGGCACCCGTTGGGATTTCCGCAACGTGCCGGCCAGCTTTGAGCTGAACGAAAAAAACGAAAGCATCAAGGTTGCCAGTGAATCTGATTTTCAGGTGCAGCAACTGCTCGATATCCTGCGTGAAAAACTCAGCAAGCGCAGCATCGAAGGCAGCGCGCTCGAGATCCCGGAGGAGCTGACCCACAGCGGGAAAACCTACAGCGTGGAAGCCAAGCTGAAGCAGGGGATTGAAGCCGCCCAGGCGAAGAAAATCGTCAAGCTGATCAAAGACAGCAAGCTGAAAGTGCAGGTACAGATCCAGGGGGATGAAGTGCGTGTAACCGGTAAATCACGTGACGATCTGCAGGGCGTGATGGCGCTGGTGCGCGGTGCCGATCTGGGACAACCTTTCCAGTTCAAAAACTTCCGCGACTGATCCTTTCGCGAAGACCAATATATTGATGGGGGCCGGCTTGCCGGCCCTTAGTCTGAGACAAACACCCGAAAAACGTGGTTTTCGGATGTTTGGGGTAAATCAGAAGATATAATCCTTTGTTTTATTAACTCCAAGGTCAGGACTTTTAACTGCAAAGGACTTTGTCAGTAATCTGGGGGCCGGCTTGCCGGCCCTTTTCTTTACAGCGAATTCACCAGTGCTTCCAACTGACCGCGATTGGTTTGCTTGGTATCGACCTTCACGTAGGCGCTGCGCTCTTCCGGTACCACAATCGCTTCAGCTACGCCCGGCTGGGCCTTCAGGCGGCTTTCCAACGCCGAGTCTTTCACTGCCAGTTCCGACAGCGTAATACGCAGGCTGCTCACGTACGGTGGTTCCTGCATGGTGCTGCTGACCATGAACCAGATTGCGGCTAAAACGGCCCCGGCGATAAAGACCAATCCCGCGCCCTGCAAGCCGTACAGAAAACCGCCCAGGCTGCCGCCAATCGCCACGCCAATAAACTGGCTGGTGGAGTAAACCCCCATGGCCGTGCCTTTGTAGCCCGCCGGAGATTCT contains:
- the panE gene encoding 2-dehydropantoate 2-reductase, translated to MKITVLGCGALGQLWLSRLYQQGHDVQGWLRVPQPFCAVNVIEPEGLSFNRNLPTNDPEHLVQSELLLVTLKAWQVSGAVSALLPKLNPRCAILLLHNGMGTQDELPPNNQPILQGTTTHAARHDGSTIIHVAGGTTHIGPTSPAATSLSHLAEVLHQALPDVAWHNNITSANWRKLAVNCVINPLTALYNCRNGDLQRYPEQIEAICREVAGVMAMEGYSTSCEGLQQYVMEVIQSTADNVSSMLQDIRTQRHTEIDYITGYLLRRARSHGVTLPENARLFELIKRKENEYERIGAGLPGTW
- the yajL gene encoding protein deglycase YajL; this translates as MSVSALVCLAPGSEEIEAVTTIDLLVRAGIKVTTASVAGDGNLTIVCSRGVKLLADAALVSIVDDPFDAIVLPGGLKGAECFRDSPLLVEKVRQMHLQGNIVAAICAAPALVLQHHDLFPVGNMTGFPGLKEQIPADKWMERRVVYDARVNLLTSQGPGTSMEFALKLIDLLLGKAKAAEIAAQLVLIPGMYDFRD
- a CDS encoding YajQ family cyclic di-GMP-binding protein — encoded protein: MPSFDIVSEIDMQEVRNAVENATRDLGTRWDFRNVPASFELNEKNESIKVASESDFQVQQLLDILREKLSKRSIEGSALEIPEELTHSGKTYSVEAKLKQGIEAAQAKKIVKLIKDSKLKVQVQIQGDEVRVTGKSRDDLQGVMALVRGADLGQPFQFKNFRD